In Parasphingorhabdus halotolerans, a single window of DNA contains:
- a CDS encoding PadR family transcriptional regulator, with amino-acid sequence MMHGKQFGHRGSRGRRGRGWNAEFGQKFARAFAEAAFDGVKSKRRARMFGRGELKLIALHLIAEEPRHGYDLIKQIEELTGGHYAPSPGIVYPTLTLMAEMDLIDEEIDDDGKKVYSITERGTEKLADEKEHIEHILERLDGVSKMGEASDGASVKRAMHNLKSAIRIRLADEDKRSDKILDVTAIIDEAAGKIERLK; translated from the coding sequence ATGATGCATGGAAAACAATTCGGACACAGAGGATCAAGAGGCCGTCGCGGTCGCGGATGGAATGCAGAGTTCGGGCAAAAATTCGCTCGCGCCTTTGCTGAAGCCGCCTTTGATGGTGTAAAGTCCAAGCGCCGCGCGCGGATGTTCGGGCGCGGCGAGCTGAAGTTGATTGCGCTCCACCTGATCGCTGAAGAGCCGCGGCATGGCTATGACCTGATCAAACAGATCGAGGAATTGACCGGTGGCCATTATGCGCCCAGTCCCGGCATTGTTTACCCGACGCTGACGTTGATGGCAGAAATGGATCTGATCGATGAGGAAATCGATGATGATGGCAAGAAAGTCTATTCGATCACCGAACGCGGAACTGAAAAATTGGCCGATGAGAAGGAGCATATCGAGCATATTCTCGAACGGCTCGACGGCGTCTCCAAAATGGGAGAAGCATCGGACGGCGCATCGGTCAAACGGGCGATGCACAACCTGAAAAGCGCAATCCGCATCCGATTGGCCGATGAGGACAAACGATCGGACAAAATTTTGGATGTCACCGCAATTATCGATGAGGCGGCCGGCAAGATTGAACGGTTGAAATAG
- a CDS encoding Rieske (2Fe-2S) protein: MDMIEVGQLERDIGASAARAIEDELDWEHLPHTHRTTFSAAEVIHAGRNGWEADVVLVDGTPMRMRVTLDDDRMGYTNATFADGIENGRAVARLEDTGEDSCRMSLRFFVPEVAGTDYEAVGEFYVALFGNLIDEDEPKMIYRTNALRAGAAPHKQRRTAMLADGSACAVPVVCPHQGLPLDCEPDGDGVMTCPWHGYRFDARTGACLSGQIKGWRALG; this comes from the coding sequence ATGGATATGATCGAGGTTGGCCAGCTAGAGCGCGATATCGGTGCCAGTGCCGCGCGCGCAATTGAAGATGAGCTGGACTGGGAACATCTACCCCACACGCACCGAACCACCTTTTCTGCCGCCGAAGTCATTCATGCGGGTCGCAACGGCTGGGAGGCGGATGTGGTGCTTGTGGATGGCACACCGATGCGCATGCGGGTGACACTGGACGATGACCGGATGGGTTATACCAACGCGACATTCGCCGATGGTATCGAAAATGGCCGGGCAGTGGCACGGCTGGAAGACACTGGCGAAGATAGCTGCCGGATGTCGTTACGGTTCTTTGTGCCGGAAGTGGCGGGGACGGATTATGAGGCCGTAGGGGAATTTTACGTTGCGCTGTTCGGCAATTTGATCGACGAAGACGAACCGAAAATGATCTATCGGACGAACGCCCTGCGCGCCGGCGCCGCGCCGCACAAGCAGCGCCGTACGGCAATGCTGGCGGATGGCAGTGCATGCGCGGTCCCGGTGGTTTGTCCGCATCAGGGACTACCACTGGATTGCGAGCCGGATGGGGACGGGGTCATGACCTGCCCTTGGCACGGCTATCGTTTCGATGCACGAACGGGTGCGTGTCTCAGCGGCCAGATCAAGGGATGGCGGGCATTGGGCTGA
- the grpE gene encoding nucleotide exchange factor GrpE, whose product MSDTKPDVKDEEKIDAAVEAELEGVPESMKQGGEGEAAEEADSAENRIENLERELAEAKQQVLYAQAETQNVRRRLEKDAQDARAYAATGFARDMLSVMDNMQRALTAIPEEVKDEEKWKGLINGIEATGRELETVFEKNGVKRVASVGLPLDPNQHQAMIEIPTEEHEPGTIVQEMQAGYVIKDRLLRPAFVGVAKKPE is encoded by the coding sequence ATGAGCGATACGAAACCTGACGTAAAAGACGAAGAAAAGATCGACGCAGCTGTAGAGGCCGAACTGGAAGGCGTGCCGGAAAGCATGAAACAGGGCGGAGAGGGCGAAGCGGCTGAAGAAGCGGACAGCGCTGAAAACCGGATTGAAAACCTTGAGCGCGAACTCGCCGAGGCCAAGCAGCAGGTGCTATACGCGCAGGCTGAAACCCAGAATGTCCGCCGCCGCCTGGAAAAAGACGCGCAGGATGCCCGCGCTTATGCCGCCACCGGGTTTGCCCGCGATATGCTCAGTGTCATGGATAATATGCAGCGCGCATTGACCGCCATCCCCGAGGAGGTGAAGGACGAAGAAAAGTGGAAAGGTCTGATCAACGGGATTGAAGCCACTGGCCGCGAACTGGAAACCGTGTTCGAGAAAAATGGCGTGAAGCGCGTCGCATCGGTCGGCCTGCCGCTCGACCCGAACCAGCATCAGGCGATGATCGAAATTCCCACCGAAGAGCATGAACCCGGTACTATTGTGCAGGAAATGCAGGCCGGTTATGTGATCAAGGACCGCTTGTTGCGGCCTGCATTTGTCGGGGTTGCGAAGAAGCCCGAATAG
- a CDS encoding MBL fold metallo-hydrolase, producing MTLLPIADRWFERRSIGDGVTLLWEPHVHPLLRCNIWHVAGRETDLLIDTGMGIGSLAEAAADLFDKTLTVVLTHTHMDHMGGACEFDTCCVHPAEAPDMESASNHLPLNIEAYDADTRAWFASMGYDISGGLLTAIPHDGFDPETHQMQAAEASRLLNEGDIVDTGDRAFEVLHLPGHSPGSIALWEPGTGTLFSGDAIYDGALLDAIPGSDIPQYIKTMERLREMPVEIVHAGHDPSFGRERLVELADAYLASKAAA from the coding sequence ATGACTCTCTTGCCAATTGCAGACCGCTGGTTTGAACGGCGCTCGATTGGCGATGGTGTCACGCTGCTGTGGGAACCCCATGTTCATCCGCTGCTACGCTGCAATATCTGGCACGTCGCGGGCCGCGAGACCGACCTGTTGATCGATACAGGCATGGGCATCGGCAGCCTGGCTGAAGCGGCAGCGGACCTTTTTGACAAGACGCTCACCGTGGTGCTTACCCACACCCATATGGATCATATGGGCGGCGCATGTGAGTTTGACACTTGCTGTGTCCATCCAGCAGAAGCGCCAGATATGGAAAGCGCGTCCAACCATCTGCCGCTCAATATTGAGGCTTATGATGCCGATACGCGGGCGTGGTTTGCGTCGATGGGCTATGATATTTCAGGTGGCCTGCTCACCGCCATCCCGCACGACGGCTTTGATCCCGAAACCCATCAGATGCAGGCAGCGGAAGCTTCGCGGCTGTTGAACGAGGGTGATATTGTCGATACCGGCGATCGCGCGTTCGAGGTGTTGCATCTGCCAGGCCATTCGCCGGGGAGCATTGCTCTGTGGGAACCCGGCACCGGGACGCTGTTCTCCGGTGATGCCATATATGATGGCGCGTTGCTCGACGCGATTCCGGGATCGGATATCCCGCAATATATCAAGACGATGGAACGGCTGCGCGAAATGCCGGTGGAGATTGTCCATGCCGGGCATGATCCCAGTTTCGGTCGCGAACGACTGGTTGAACTGGCCGATGCGTATCTGGCATCCAAAGCTGCTGCTTAA
- a CDS encoding zinc-dependent alcohol dehydrogenase, producing MISTTMQQLTFVAANHLEWREVTAPKIQNRGQAIVKPLAVTRCDLDLYIANGLVPMKNEPFAFGHEIAGEVVEIGDDVTSFSIGDRVIVPFQINCGTCKYCRRGLTNGCTSVPPFSAYGLAQSSGTEWGGGLSDYVLVPYAEAMLVKIPQQVSLTVAAAISDNASDGYRTVAEPLKKWPNAEVLIVGGLAQSVGLFAVQAAIALGSSRVVYTDFDKARVAHAKSLGAEVLERTYTAEMPLDGQFPVVVDASNIPAGLIYALLSTAPCGYCTGISASGRTMDNLPIASMYMKGITYEISRVHARAEIETVLQSCCDGHIDHGHIITTHVPFSQAQDVMTDPDIKIVFEAG from the coding sequence ATGATATCAACAACCATGCAGCAGCTGACCTTTGTCGCGGCCAATCATCTCGAATGGCGCGAAGTTACGGCGCCAAAAATTCAGAACCGGGGGCAAGCGATTGTCAAACCGCTGGCCGTCACGCGCTGCGATCTTGATCTGTACATTGCCAATGGTCTCGTCCCGATGAAGAATGAGCCGTTTGCTTTTGGCCATGAAATTGCTGGTGAGGTCGTTGAGATTGGCGATGATGTTACCAGTTTTAGCATTGGTGACAGGGTTATTGTACCGTTCCAGATCAACTGCGGGACTTGCAAATATTGCCGGCGGGGATTGACCAACGGATGCACCAGTGTTCCGCCCTTTTCCGCTTATGGCCTGGCGCAAAGCAGCGGAACCGAATGGGGCGGCGGGCTGAGCGACTATGTGCTGGTGCCTTATGCCGAGGCGATGCTGGTCAAGATACCTCAACAGGTTTCGCTGACGGTTGCAGCTGCGATTTCGGACAATGCCAGCGACGGCTATCGGACGGTGGCGGAGCCGCTGAAAAAATGGCCCAATGCAGAGGTGCTGATTGTCGGCGGTTTGGCGCAAAGCGTCGGCCTATTTGCCGTTCAGGCCGCAATCGCACTTGGCAGCAGCCGGGTTGTCTATACCGATTTTGACAAGGCCCGCGTCGCCCATGCAAAATCGCTGGGTGCGGAGGTCCTGGAGCGGACCTACACGGCGGAAATGCCACTGGACGGCCAATTTCCCGTCGTTGTCGATGCTTCCAATATTCCCGCCGGGTTGATTTACGCGCTGCTTTCCACTGCGCCTTGCGGATATTGCACCGGCATTTCTGCATCCGGACGCACTATGGACAATCTGCCGATCGCATCCATGTATATGAAGGGGATAACTTACGAAATCAGCCGCGTTCACGCGCGCGCAGAAATCGAGACCGTCTTACAAAGCTGTTGCGACGGGCATATTGATCATGGGCATATCATTACAACCCACGTACCCTTTTCACAGGCACAAGATGTGATGACCGATCCTGACATTAAAATAGTATTCGAAGCCGGTTAG
- the rph gene encoding ribonuclease PH: protein MRPSGRAPDEMRAISIETGFTKHAEGSCLISFGDTRVLCTASVETSLPPWMRGKGTGWVTGEYSMLPRATHTRGSREAARGKQSGRTQEIQRLIGRSLRSVVDLKKLGERQITLDCDVIQADGGTRTASISGAWVALRLAVNGLMDQKVLSEDPIQQKIAAISCGIFDGTPVLDLDYDEDSNAGADANFVLTGDGNIAEAQATAEGETFDDEGLMRLMRLAKIGCGQIFEAQDKAVS, encoded by the coding sequence ATGCGCCCATCAGGACGCGCGCCGGACGAGATGCGCGCTATTTCTATCGAAACAGGTTTCACCAAACACGCCGAGGGATCATGCCTGATTTCATTTGGTGATACGCGGGTGCTGTGCACTGCCAGCGTCGAAACAAGCTTGCCGCCGTGGATGCGCGGTAAAGGCACCGGCTGGGTCACCGGCGAATATTCCATGCTCCCGCGCGCCACCCACACCCGCGGTTCACGCGAAGCGGCACGCGGCAAGCAATCGGGTAGAACACAGGAAATTCAACGTCTTATCGGACGCTCTTTACGCAGTGTGGTCGATTTGAAAAAACTCGGCGAGCGGCAGATCACGCTGGATTGCGATGTGATACAGGCCGATGGCGGCACCCGTACCGCCTCAATCAGCGGCGCATGGGTTGCGCTGCGGCTCGCGGTCAATGGTTTGATGGATCAGAAAGTGTTGAGCGAAGACCCTATCCAGCAAAAGATCGCTGCGATTAGCTGCGGTATTTTTGACGGCACACCGGTGCTTGATCTGGATTATGACGAGGATAGCAACGCCGGGGCCGATGCGAATTTCGTGCTGACGGGTGATGGCAATATCGCGGAGGCGCAAGCGACGGCGGAGGGTGAAACGTTTGATGATGAAGGGCTTATGAGACTCATGCGGCTGGCCAAAATCGGTTGCGGCCAGATTTTTGAAGCGCAGGATAAGGCTGTTAGCTAA
- the hrcA gene encoding heat-inducible transcriptional repressor HrcA: MTTTPITEMNDRTRDIFRVVVEAYLESGAPVGSRTISKISPLELSPASIRNVMQDLEELGLLAAPHTSAGRMPTELGLRLFVDGMMQAAEPSQEERDAIESQITEQGPVEDALRATTSILSGLSSCAGLVLVPKREPVLKQFSFVKLSEGQGLAILVSQDGSVENRVLDLPPGISESALVEAGNYLTARYGGQTLSQALAVLDREISAGELAIDKASEELVKAGLVTWSRDPADRPVLIVRGQAKLLEDGNLGDLERVRGLLDELEGKQEIARLLDSARDAVAAKIFIGAENKLFSLSGSSVIAAPYKDGDGQVVGVVGVIGPTRLNYARVVPMVDFTAQTLSRLLGK; this comes from the coding sequence ATGACCACCACACCCATCACCGAAATGAACGACCGCACCCGCGATATTTTCCGCGTGGTTGTGGAGGCGTATCTGGAATCAGGTGCGCCGGTGGGGTCTCGCACTATCTCCAAAATTTCGCCGCTGGAGCTATCCCCCGCCTCGATCCGCAATGTGATGCAGGATCTGGAGGAACTGGGCCTGCTCGCCGCGCCGCATACCAGCGCGGGGCGGATGCCGACCGAATTGGGGCTGCGGCTGTTTGTCGATGGCATGATGCAGGCGGCGGAGCCTTCGCAGGAAGAGCGCGACGCGATTGAGAGCCAGATTACCGAACAAGGCCCGGTCGAGGATGCTTTGCGCGCCACCACTTCAATCCTCTCCGGCTTATCTTCCTGTGCGGGCCTCGTGCTCGTGCCGAAGCGCGAGCCGGTGCTCAAACAATTCAGTTTCGTCAAATTATCCGAAGGGCAGGGGCTGGCGATCCTGGTTAGTCAAGACGGTAGCGTGGAAAACCGCGTGCTCGATCTGCCGCCGGGTATTTCGGAATCCGCGCTTGTCGAGGCCGGCAATTATCTCACCGCGCGCTATGGCGGGCAAACGCTGTCACAGGCGCTGGCTGTGCTCGACCGGGAGATTAGCGCGGGTGAACTGGCCATCGACAAGGCTTCGGAAGAACTGGTCAAAGCCGGTCTCGTCACCTGGAGCCGCGATCCGGCCGACCGGCCGGTGCTGATCGTGCGCGGACAGGCGAAGCTGCTGGAGGATGGCAATCTGGGCGATTTGGAGCGCGTGCGCGGGCTGCTGGATGAACTGGAGGGCAAGCAGGAGATTGCGCGGCTGCTCGACAGCGCCCGTGATGCGGTGGCGGCGAAAATTTTCATCGGCGCGGAAAATAAATTATTCTCGCTTTCCGGCTCATCTGTGATAGCGGCGCCCTATAAAGATGGCGACGGACAGGTGGTTGGCGTGGTCGGCGTGATTGGCCCGACAAGGTTGAATTACGCGCGCGTGGTCCCCATGGTAGACTTCACTGCGCAGACACTATCCCGTCTGCTTGGCAAATAA